The genomic interval AGACACAATGCACTATAGCCAGTAAACGTACCAATTTCAAGAATATACTTTGGTTGTTTTAAACGGGAAATTAAGCTTAAAAAGCGACCTTGCATTTTGCCTGAAACCATTTGTGGTGCGATCGTTTGAAGATAGGTTTGTCGTTCCAATTCCAGAAGTACCGCATCTTCTGCGTGGCTCAATAATTCACAATAGTCCGATAATGTAATTAAATCTTTAGAATGCATCAAGAATTATTGCAATAAAGTTATATCTCCAGAATATGTTTTGATTTCACCCTGATCAGAAATTTCTGTTAAGTAAATATACACTCCAGGATTCACTTTATCTTGATTAGAACTCAATCCTCCCCAACCATCTTTTTCAATTCCCGGAACCCCATTTATTTTTTGAAAGACTAAATTTCCCCATCTATCATAAATGTTTAGGTAATTAATTTTTGCATTCGGGCTTAATCCAATAGGATAAAAAAAGTCATTAATATTATCACCATTTGGGGAAAACACATTCGGAAAATATACTTTCGATTCTTTTTTGACTATTAATTGTATTGTTGCTGATGCAGTACAGCCATTTATGTCGGTTACAATGACTGTGATTAAATCATCATGGTCTGCTGTTATTAAGGGTTCCATACAATCATTACAACTAAGTTGGTCAGCAGGACTCCATAAAATAGTTGAAATATCATTTGGATTCGATAAAATGTTAAGTTTAATTGTAGTATTTGATCCTGAATTTAATTCAATTTGTGGTGCTAAATTTATTTTAACAGACTCATTCTCCAGAATATTAACACTTGATGTAAATCGACAACCATTTGAATCTTCTACAATTACGGAATATATCCCAGCTGCTAAGTTTAAGTTATTAAGATTAGGAAAAAAAGTGATTCCGTTATCGATGGAGTATTTATAGGGTGCGTTACCACCAAGAATATTTAAAATTTCTATTTTGCCATCGTTTTTATTGCAACTTGAATTAATTCCCTGAACCATTAAATCCCGAATTCTTGAGGTATCTTCAATCACATCAACAAACGTACTGGTGCTACAACCGCTTCTAGGGTTAGTAATTGTACAAAAATACCGACCAGGTACTTTTGTTGAAAATTGTGGAAGCGTATAATTAAATCCATTTGGCCCTGTCCATTTCATAGTAAAACCTTGAAGACTTGAGCTTGCTTTTATGGGAGCAATATTCCGGGTACAGGTTATGGTATCAGCAGATAAAAATAGATCTGGCTTGCTTGTGTCTGATTTGATATTTAAAGTTTTAATTAAAGTACAAGCCGCGGAATTTGTAACCGTAATTGTATAATTTCCTCCATTTGTAATTCTAGGATTTTGCAGTGTACTACTAAAGTTACCTGGGCCTGACCAATTAAATACCAAATCCGTTTCTCCAGTGTTTAATTGTAAAGTTACATTTGTTCTTATACAATTTATGCTATCATCCAAAACATTAAAAATGGGTAATTTTCTTAAATCCTGTATCGTTATACTGTCGAGACTAATACATCCAAAACCAGTTGAAAAGATTACAAGATATTTACCGGGTTCATTTATTGTGATTTGTTGAGCATTAGAATTATAACCATTTGGACCTAACCATCGTATGCTTTGAGCTGGCAAATTGGCATTAATACTTAGCTGGATAACACTGTCTTTACAGGTAATTTTATCGTTTGATTTAATAAGATTCAAGATGGCTTGTTCTGAAAATTTTGAAATGTGTATTTGCTTCGTTGATTCACATCCATTTGCATCTATAACTTTTAAAATATAGATTCCGGAATCCTGAATTTCTGGTCTAGCCAAAGTTGAAATAAAACCATTTGGTCCGGTCCATTCAAAACGAACGCCCTGAGTTGCGGATCCTCCAAATAAAAATAATTTTTGTTGAATGCAACTTAAGGTATCATCTTTTGCAAATACATCGGGCAATTGATCTTTTTGAAATACAAAAACAGAATCCATAAATATACATCCATTTAAACCTGTAAGTTGCAAAATATAAAATCCGCTTTGTGTAATTGTAGGATTAGGTAAATTAGAATTGAAATTATTAGGACCTTGCCATTGAATCATAGCACCTGGGCTAATATTTAATGCCCGAATGCTGGCAGTACTTTTACATTGGATGGTATCCGCTTCTAAAGATGCATTTGGCAGATTTGTATCTTCAATAATTTCAAGAATTTGTGAATTTAGACATCCATTGATACCTTGCACTGTCACCGTGTATATACCCCCTTTTGTAATAGGTGGTGCTTTGAATATACTATTAAAATTATTTGGACCAATCCAATTGAATCCAACGGTGTTAGAATCCACAAGGATGAAAGGAACTATTTGAGATTGCTTGCAATTTATGGTATCTGCAGATAATTGAAGAAATGGGACTGCTTTATCTTCATCAATTTGTAATTGAATATCAGATGTACAACCATTTACTCCAGTGACCACTAAATTGTAGTTTCCTTTAAGCCTAATGATAGGCGATGCAACATTGCTATTAAAATTATTCGGTCCTGTCCATATATAGCTTCGAACAATTCCGGCAGTTATATTTAAATGTACACTGTCTTTAATACAGTTCAGGGTATCATTCATACCGGTAATAGATGGTTTATCAATATCTTTTGAAATAGTAATACTTTTTGTAAGGATACATCCATTAACGCCTGTAACTTGAAGCAGATAAATTCCGGAATCAACGGCTTGTATTTGATTTTGATTTTTTACTATACCTGTTGGAGTTTGCCATTCAAATTGCGCCCCCGGTGTATTGGTGCCACCCGTAATAGTGATCATTTTTTTATCGCAGGTAATAGTATCTTCATTCGATATAAATAAATCTGGTAGATCTGCAGATTTTTCTATAAAAATGGAGTCACTTCCTATACAACCATCCTTCGTTTTTACATCCACAAAATACCAACCTGATTCTGTTACAATAGGCTCTAAAATATTGGATATAAAACCATTCGGTCCTTTCCAATTAATAGTTGCTGTAGTATCTGTAATTAATTTTATAGCAAGCGATTTCTTTGAGCATGTTAGCGTATCACCAAATATTTTTAAAGCAATGTTATTTTGTAAATCTTTTACATAGAAGGAGTCTAATTCACTACATCCAAAACTATCAATTGTTGTAAGATAATACCAACCGGTATCTTTAGTAACCATTTTAATACTGGAATCTTTTTTGAAGCCCTTTGGTCCATTCCAAAAATAATTTGGCTTTTTGCCAATAGAACTTGAAATTAGAACCGCTGAATCTTTGGCGCAGGTAATACTATCCCCAGTAATTTCAGCCTCAATAAGACTTCGATTGTCTTTAATTTCAACTTTGGATGTACTTTCACATCCATACGAATCAGTTACTTTAACGGTGTATTCTCCAGGTTCTTTTATATTGTTATTGGTAGCCCGTGGGCTATAAAAACCATTTGGACCATTCCACTCAAATTGAGGGGAATTTGATTTACTACTTGCTTCAATACTACCGGTTGCATTTTTACAATCAATATCTGTAGACTTTATTTTTATATCTGGTTTTGTTACGCTTCCATTTACGGTTATAATTAATTCTTTTTCACACCCATATAATCCAGTTATTTTTAATGTATAGATTCCAGGTGTATCTACAACGGGCATTAAGGTTTTTTCGTTTCTAACAATCCGTCCATTTTTTGTAGTCCAATTATAGCTAATCCCATTGCCTTGAGATGAACCTGAGGCATCAATTGTAATGGGTCTGTTTAAACAATTTATGTCATCCACAGGAGCTGCTTCTGCTATTAAATCATAAACTACTACAGTGACCACATCTTTTTCAACGCAGCATTCTTTAATCGTGATATCATCAATAGCGCACATACTTGCAGGTCCTGTACCTCCGAAATTTTCAAAGCAAAATGTTCCAGTATTTGCAGCACCTGAATTCCACATAAAACTCCCTATAGCTTCAAGACATAAACCACTTGGTGCATCTACACTCCCAATTAAAGTTCCATTTACTTTTAAACCAATAGTTGGTGGAGAACCAAATATGTAGGGAATCCCGAAAACTTTATATTCGATTTTATAATCTGTATTTGGTGTTACATTTATAGTTTGACACCATATGTTAGTACCTGAACCCGTTGGAGTAATTACCATTGTAAATGCACCGATATTTGGATTACAACCAAATGCACTGGCGATTTGTGGTACACTCATGATCATATATCCTCCAGTAGATGTAATCAGATTATTTACATTTGTGTATTGTGTATATTGAGAGGTGGCAGGTGCTATATTTCCGGTTTCAAAATTACCGTTCATGATCAGGTTGTTTGAAATTCCATGTGCCGTTAAAGTATAGGTAGTGGTCATGCTTGGATTTGCAACCGGATTTAATATATTTGGATTACTTAATCCGTCTATAGGTTCCCATTCGTATTGATTCGATCCATTTACATTGCCACTAAGATTTTTTCCTTGGCCAGCACAAATGGTGATGTCCGGTCCAGCATTTACTGTAATGCCACATCCATTTTGCAAAAAGAGATGCTGCGATAATTTAGTTGGACTTATATTTTGTTGAGCTTCGATATCCCAGGGACTCAGAAATAGATAAGAGAAAAAAATCGTCAATGCAAATTTAAAACTCATCTTATTAAAGTTATATCGCCTTTTATAATCCATTTTTGTCCATTTATTAATTCAACTTCAGCCCAATAAATATAAACTCCAGGGTTACATTTTTGGTCCTTAAAAGTTCCATTCCAAGCTTTTGATTGATCATTCGGTTGGAAATTCCTGGTTTCAAATACACGATTTCCCCAACGATCAAATATTTGAAAATTATGGATGCGCGTAACATCCTCTTTGGAACCATGTATCCAAAGAATATCATTGATATTGTCGCCATTCGGACTAAAAACATTTGGTACCCAAACTTTTGGTGTTTCTACAACTATTCGAATTCTTTTAGTGGATATACAACCGTTCGTATCAATAACAGTCACATTATAGATTGCTGTTTCTGGAGGATTTGCAAATGGATCTTCACACTGATTACAACTAAGATTTAATATAGGATTCCATTGAATTGATTTTATAAGATTTCGATTTGGTAATATTGTTAAATCTAAGCGGATAGAGTCTCCTAAACCAATTGCAATTTCTGGTGCTAAATCGGTGTCAATAAATGGCAGGTCAACGATTTCAAAATCCTTTTGAAATTCGCATTTATTTTCATCTATAACATATAAAGTATATAATCCAGATAATAGTGGATTAAAATTTGGATTCTTTGTATAATTTCTTTTTTGGTCAATTGAAAATTGAATATTTTGATGTCCACCAATAATTTCTAATACAGATGCGGAACCCGTTTTGGCTCCACATTTTGGATGTATTGTTTCTATTAAAACATCTTTAATAATTAAACTATCTTCCGATACAATTTGATTCTTTCTTGAAATACATCCATTTGAAGGATTTAGAATTTCAATAAAATATGCTCCCCCTTTTTTTGTTTTTAATAAAGCGTTTGTTGATAGTATTTGATTTTGATTATTTGTCCATCTAAAAATTCCGTTAGTGATATTTGTTGTGGCCAATAAGGTAGCCTCTGAATGAATACAGTCAATACTATCTGAAGCTGTTAATATAGATGGCTTTAATGTATCTATAAAGACAATGGATTGCTTTTGATTAATACAACCATTTGAAGCAATAATAGAAATTGTATAAGTTCCCGGAATCAATGTAAGTAAATTTGACTGGGTCGAAGTAATAGTTCCTGGACCTTTCCATTGATATTGGACTCCAGGTGTATTTGATTTTGCAGAGAGATTAACGGATGGAAAATTGCAATTTATAGTATCGTTATTTGATGTAAGATCAGGAGTCAAGGTATCTACTGGCACAAAAAATGAAATTGAATTTGCACAAAAATTCGAATTAATAACATCAAATGTAAACGTTCCTCCTGCTTTTGTTAGAATGCTGTTTGATTTGTATTTTTGTTGATTATTTAAAGTCCATTCGCCGATAAGGTTTGCTGGAACTATGGTCGCCTTAAGTTCTACTTCTCTATCAAAACAGTTAATACTATCGAAGGTATATTGCACTAATGGTTTTATGGTATCTTGTAAAATATCAACAACAAAGACATCAGAACAAGTATTCGGTGAGACCACGATTATATTATATTTTCCACCTTGTGTAATCGTTGGGAATTTTTGATTTGATGAAAAATTTGAGGGACCTGTCCATTTGTATGAAACCAGTGAATCAGAAGTTGTAAAATTCAAATTTGTTTGAGTTTTCAAACAGTTTAATGTATCTATGATTAAATTAAGTACAGGTTTCAAGGTATCTTCTAACACTTCGACATTCAGAATGCTGTAGCAATTTTCAAAAGTACTTATTCTAATAGTATAAATCCCAGCTGTATTGACAGAAATATTTTGGTTATTAGATTGAAAACCTGCGGGTCCAGTCCAATCAAATAATAGGCTATCTCTGGAAGAAATTGCAAATAAATTTGCTGTCCGCTTTGTACAATTTAAGGTATCATTATTTGAAATCAAATCGGGCTTTCCAATATCTTGAAAAATAGTAACTGTTAAAGAATCACTGCAACCATTTGGGTTTGTAACTACAAGATTATAGTTTCCAGGATTTGATGTATAGGGATTTAATAGTATTGAATTAAATCCATTGGGACCCTTCCATTGAATAGCGGCATTTGCATTGTCATTTGTTGCCTTTAATTGAATGCTATCTTTTTTACACGTTAAGGTGTCGTTTGTAGTGCTTAAAATTGGCAACATGACATCTAAATAAATATTCAGGATTTGAGTTGTTGAACAGCCATTAGGAAGCGAAGCAGTTACTGTATAATTACCATCTTTTGAAACGAATGGATTTTTTTGACTGCTTGAAAAATTATTAGGCCCACTCCAACTATAAATGGATGTTAAGCTGTCTGAAAGTTTTAAAACGGTAGATTTTTTTATGCAATTTAAAGTGTCATCTAAGAGTTTAATGTCGGGTTTCAAGGTATCAACAAAGAGCTCAATCTGAACAGTATCTGAGCAACCATTTTTTGCTAATCCGATTACCTGGTATTTGCCGGCTTGATTTGAATAAACGGAGTCTTTAAGTTCCACAAAACCATTTGGTCCATACCAACGAATATTAACCGTTGGATCGAGGTTTGATGAATTTAATGGAATGGAAGTTTTTAAACAGCTTATGGTATCATTGGAAGCTGTTAAATTTGGGTGAATAGTATCTGCAAGAACTGGAATATTTAATAGCGTTATACATCCATTGTCTGCTTCTACTTTCAATTCATAAACACCCGCTGAGCCGGTTTTAATAGATAAGGTATCTAATGAATAAAACCAACTAGAACTTTGCCATTGTGCATTTACTATTTTTCTGTTAGTTGTTACTATGATAGTTGACGAATCCTGTAGACAGGTAATTGTATCTAGCTGATAATTTACAATTGGAAGGTTTTGATCTTTTTTTAAAAGTACCGTATCATATTTAATGCAACCTGAAGGAGAAGTTACTTTTAAAATATAAATTCCTGTATCCACCACATTCCATTCCGACTTTGAAAAATTAGTATTGTTAGGGCCTGACCATTCAAATTTTGAACCAGCAACGGATGAAGAACCAATTAATCTAGCGGTATCAACTTTACAGTTTATGGGATTTGACTGGATACTAATTTTGGGATTATCTATAATTTCGAAGACATTGACAGAATCAATTGTTTTACAATTATATTCATCTGTAATAGTTAGAATATATTTACCTGCTTCAAGCACAACAACAAGTGGATCATTCGAATTAAAACCATTCGGCCCACTCCATTGATACGTTAATGGGGAAACTAAACTTCTTGATAAAATGGTAGCACTTAAATTATTGCAACCTAAAGTATCTTTTGAAATCAGCAATAGATCCGG from Saprospiraceae bacterium carries:
- a CDS encoding gliding motility-associated C-terminal domain-containing protein, with protein sequence MIKAFFQIVLILCFIGEVLNGQCNISVNAGPDLKVCNIGDIITINGKVTGAVTEIFWDPATGLSNPKSPITKATVFGPQEYILTARGLSSQNLIVNGNFEAGNTGFTTDYVLGTNSCYGLGYLDCEGTYGVITNPQFGHAGFAPCGDHTSGGGLMMVLNGSAAFQNVWCQDVTVIPDMDYVFTAWVTSVVSASPAVLQFSINGNPIGPNFNSSGSTCLWEKYEVTWNSGGNTVAQICILNENTQTGGNDFAIDDLGFKKICEVKDTMKIEVEEIIVEIEEPELITCDNPMIKLNAKASSKGTGWTYQWTTSNGKIISGANSLEPTIKGPGTYYLTVCSPLPNCCLTKSIEVQGNIIPPDLLLISKDTLGCNNLSATILSRSLVSPLTYQWSGPNGFNSNDPLVVVLEAGKYILTITDEYNCKTIDSVNVFEIIDNPKISIQSNPINCKVDTARLIGSSSVAGSKFEWSGPNNTNFSKSEWNVVDTGIYILKVTSPSGCIKYDTVLLKKDQNLPIVNYQLDTITCLQDSSTIIVTTNRKIVNAQWQSSSWFYSLDTLSIKTGSAGVYELKVEADNGCITLLNIPVLADTIHPNLTASNDTISCLKTSIPLNSSNLDPTVNIRWYGPNGFVELKDSVYSNQAGKYQVIGLAKNGCSDTVQIELFVDTLKPDIKLLDDTLNCIKKSTVLKLSDSLTSIYSWSGPNNFSSSQKNPFVSKDGNYTVTASLPNGCSTTQILNIYLDVMLPILSTTNDTLTCKKDSIQLKATNDNANAAIQWKGPNGFNSILLNPYTSNPGNYNLVVTNPNGCSDSLTVTIFQDIGKPDLISNNDTLNCTKRTANLFAISSRDSLLFDWTGPAGFQSNNQNISVNTAGIYTIRISTFENCYSILNVEVLEDTLKPVLNLIIDTLNCLKTQTNLNFTTSDSLVSYKWTGPSNFSSNQKFPTITQGGKYNIIVVSPNTCSDVFVVDILQDTIKPLVQYTFDSINCFDREVELKATIVPANLIGEWTLNNQQKYKSNSILTKAGGTFTFDVINSNFCANSISFFVPVDTLTPDLTSNNDTINCNFPSVNLSAKSNTPGVQYQWKGPGTITSTQSNLLTLIPGTYTISIIASNGCINQKQSIVFIDTLKPSILTASDSIDCIHSEATLLATTNITNGIFRWTNNQNQILSTNALLKTKKGGAYFIEILNPSNGCISRKNQIVSEDSLIIKDVLIETIHPKCGAKTGSASVLEIIGGHQNIQFSIDQKRNYTKNPNFNPLLSGLYTLYVIDENKCEFQKDFEIVDLPFIDTDLAPEIAIGLGDSIRLDLTILPNRNLIKSIQWNPILNLSCNQCEDPFANPPETAIYNVTVIDTNGCISTKRIRIVVETPKVWVPNVFSPNGDNINDILWIHGSKEDVTRIHNFQIFDRWGNRVFETRNFQPNDQSKAWNGTFKDQKCNPGVYIYWAEVELINGQKWIIKGDITLIR
- a CDS encoding gliding motility-associated C-terminal domain-containing protein, producing the protein MSFKFALTIFFSYLFLSPWDIEAQQNISPTKLSQHLFLQNGCGITVNAGPDITICAGQGKNLSGNVNGSNQYEWEPIDGLSNPNILNPVANPSMTTTYTLTAHGISNNLIMNGNFETGNIAPATSQYTQYTNVNNLITSTGGYMIMSVPQIASAFGCNPNIGAFTMVITPTGSGTNIWCQTINVTPNTDYKIEYKVFGIPYIFGSPPTIGLKVNGTLIGSVDAPSGLCLEAIGSFMWNSGAANTGTFCFENFGGTGPASMCAIDDITIKECCVEKDVVTVVVYDLIAEAAPVDDINCLNRPITIDASGSSQGNGISYNWTTKNGRIVRNEKTLMPVVDTPGIYTLKITGLYGCEKELIITVNGSVTKPDIKIKSTDIDCKNATGSIEASSKSNSPQFEWNGPNGFYSPRATNNNIKEPGEYTVKVTDSYGCESTSKVEIKDNRSLIEAEITGDSITCAKDSAVLISSSIGKKPNYFWNGPKGFKKDSSIKMVTKDTGWYYLTTIDSFGCSELDSFYVKDLQNNIALKIFGDTLTCSKKSLAIKLITDTTATINWKGPNGFISNILEPIVTESGWYFVDVKTKDGCIGSDSIFIEKSADLPDLFISNEDTITCDKKMITITGGTNTPGAQFEWQTPTGIVKNQNQIQAVDSGIYLLQVTGVNGCILTKSITISKDIDKPSITGMNDTLNCIKDSVHLNITAGIVRSYIWTGPNNFNSNVASPIIRLKGNYNLVVTGVNGCTSDIQLQIDEDKAVPFLQLSADTINCKQSQIVPFILVDSNTVGFNWIGPNNFNSIFKAPPITKGGIYTVTVQGINGCLNSQILEIIEDTNLPNASLEADTIQCKSTASIRALNISPGAMIQWQGPNNFNSNLPNPTITQSGFYILQLTGLNGCIFMDSVFVFQKDQLPDVFAKDDTLSCIQQKLFLFGGSATQGVRFEWTGPNGFISTLARPEIQDSGIYILKVIDANGCESTKQIHISKFSEQAILNLIKSNDKITCKDSVIQLSINANLPAQSIRWLGPNGYNSNAQQITINEPGKYLVIFSTGFGCISLDSITIQDLRKLPIFNVLDDSINCIRTNVTLQLNTGETDLVFNWSGPGNFSSTLQNPRITNGGNYTITVTNSAACTLIKTLNIKSDTSKPDLFLSADTITCTRNIAPIKASSSLQGFTMKWTGPNGFNYTLPQFSTKVPGRYFCTITNPRSGCSTSTFVDVIEDTSRIRDLMVQGINSSCNKNDGKIEILNILGGNAPYKYSIDNGITFFPNLNNLNLAAGIYSVIVEDSNGCRFTSSVNILENESVKINLAPQIELNSGSNTTIKLNILSNPNDISTILWSPADQLSCNDCMEPLITADHDDLITVIVTDINGCTASATIQLIVKKESKVYFPNVFSPNGDNINDFFYPIGLSPNAKINYLNIYDRWGNLVFQKINGVPGIEKDGWGGLSSNQDKVNPGVYIYLTEISDQGEIKTYSGDITLLQ